TCCGCGTCGCAAGAGGTAAGAGTAACATTACTCAAATCTATACCCTCATCAGCAAGCTTTTCACGGGCTCTCTGTGCTGCCCAGGCCATGTTAGACGCCTTTCCCACTACTTCCCCCACCAAATTATCAGGATGGAAAGTTGTCCATAAGTTACCAAATTTATCTTTATACCTGCTTTCCAAAATCTGGGCGGTTTTCCGGGAATCCGCAACCCGTTCTTCCATAGCTAACACAACAAAAATTTTAGAATTATCCAAAGTCTGATTCGCTAAAGCATCCAAATTTGCAGCCAACACATTTACAGGCTCCCCTGCATTTGGAATTATAACTACGTGTCGAATAGCATCCCAATCCAGAACTTCATTTGGTTGTTCCTTATAGTAAAGACCTTGCCAATCACAATCTTCTGACTTTTTTATACAGCTATAACCACTTATCCCGTAAACCACAAGTTTTAGTGACCGGTACAGCCAGTAGACATTAAAACCAATAATAAAATAAGAAACCCATCGGGGTATTATAAGAGAACCTAAAACTGGGAATAAGATAACAGCCCAAATAACAAAACCGGGTACAATTTCAAAAGTACGTTTAATACTTTCCTCATGTTTTTCTGCAAACTTACGTACCATCATAACAAGGTTATTGTACGACGAACCCTAACAAGATTCAAATTAAAGCTGCTTAAATCCTAGGAAAAATAGGTTCTGCTGCTTTAATGCCAGGTCCCTGGAATTGCTCTTCAATCTTTCTAGCAGCTATGGGAATAAAAGGTCGAACTAACAAAGCTATTTCCCTAATTTCAGAAACTAAGTGGGAAAGAATATCTTCTAGGTCGCTTTGCTGCTCTTTCTCTCCTAAATAATTCCAAGGTTTCTTCTTAGTAATATAGGCATTAGCAGCACTTATCCTTTGCCAAACCAACTCCAAATACAAATTATATCTAAAACTGCCCATTGCTTGTGCAAGATCCGGAGTCAGAACATCTTGCAAGGACTTCTGGCCCGGCTTTATTTCCACTCCTGCCTTGTCGCAAAGCGTAGCTACACGAGAAACCAAATTCCCCAAGCCATGAGCCAAATTAGAATTATAAACACTTTCTAAATGATCTAAAGAAAGATTTCCATCCTCGGGCAAACTCATACTGCGGCATAAGTAATAGCGAATTGCATCAGATCCAAACTCCTCTGCAAGCTGACTTGGGCGAATTACATTACCCAATGATTTGCTTATCTTTCGCCCTTCTAAACTTAAGAACCCATGAGCATATACAATCTTAGGTAACACATACCCAGCAGACTTTAGCATTGCAGGCCACAAGACAGCGTGCCAAAAAAGGTTATCCTTACCCAAAAAGTGAACATCAGCAGGCCAAAACCCCTCTGGAGCCCCCGAAAAGTAATTGATCAAAGCATCAAACCATACGTATATGGTATGTGCGTTATCTCCAGGAACGGGAATACCCCATTCAACAGAAGGACGGGAGATGGGAATATCTTCCAGCCCCTGATTTAAAAATGCTACTATTTCTTTTCGTCGCGTTCCCGGCTGAACAAACTCTGGATTTTTATCAATATAACTCTTAAGGAAATCCTCGTACTTTGAAAGTCTAAAAAAATAATTCTCTTCTGTAAGCTCTTGCAAATCCAATTCAGGATGATAAGGACAAGCCCCTTCAACCAGGTCTTTTTCAGTAATAAAGCGCTCGCAACCTGGACAGTAAATTCCAGTATACTTATCTAAATAAATATCACCCTGGTTATCTATCTTTTTCCAAAAATCAACTACAGTTTGTATATGATCTTTGTCCGTAGTCCGAATATAACGATCAAAAGATATGTTTATACTTGCTAATTGCTCCTGATCCTGACGACTAATTTTATCTGCCCATTGTTCAAAACTAACATTATGTTCCCGAGCTGACTTCTCTGCCTTCCCACCGTGTTCATCCACACCAGTAAGAAAAAAAACCTCATCCCCTAAAGCCCTGTGATAGCGCGC
This DNA window, taken from Patescibacteria group bacterium, encodes the following:
- a CDS encoding methionine--tRNA ligase, with amino-acid sequence MSKFYVTTAIDYIDDVLHIGHAYQKVAADVLARYHRALGDEVFFLTGVDEHGGKAEKSAREHNVSFEQWADKISRQDQEQLASINISFDRYIRTTDKDHIQTVVDFWKKIDNQGDIYLDKYTGIYCPGCERFITEKDLVEGACPYHPELDLQELTEENYFFRLSKYEDFLKSYIDKNPEFVQPGTRRKEIVAFLNQGLEDIPISRPSVEWGIPVPGDNAHTIYVWFDALINYFSGAPEGFWPADVHFLGKDNLFWHAVLWPAMLKSAGYVLPKIVYAHGFLSLEGRKISKSLGNVIRPSQLAEEFGSDAIRYYLCRSMSLPEDGNLSLDHLESVYNSNLAHGLGNLVSRVATLCDKAGVEIKPGQKSLQDVLTPDLAQAMGSFRYNLYLELVWQRISAANAYITKKKPWNYLGEKEQQSDLEDILSHLVSEIREIALLVRPFIPIAARKIEEQFQGPGIKAAEPIFPRI